The following coding sequences are from one Desulfosporosinus orientis DSM 765 window:
- a CDS encoding MarR family winged helix-turn-helix transcriptional regulator, with protein sequence MNEKHIISLIGFIHREADKFLENQLKKHNILGIAPSHGDILFNLYKYESLTMQQLAKLIDRDKSTVTVLVNKLVELGYISKTPDLEDARVYNIAITEKGQELRPVFEEISKCLLAKVYDDFTLEEQTLLLKMLQRIKF encoded by the coding sequence ATGAATGAAAAACATATTATCAGTTTAATCGGCTTTATCCATCGTGAGGCCGATAAATTTCTAGAAAACCAACTAAAAAAACATAACATTTTGGGTATTGCTCCCTCTCACGGCGATATTCTCTTTAATCTCTATAAATACGAGTCCCTTACTATGCAGCAGCTGGCTAAATTAATCGATAGAGACAAATCCACAGTAACTGTCTTGGTCAATAAGCTGGTGGAATTAGGCTATATCTCTAAAACTCCGGATTTAGAGGATGCTAGGGTCTACAATATCGCCATTACTGAGAAAGGACAAGAGCTGCGTCCCGTATTTGAAGAAATTTCAAAGTGCTTATTAGCCAAAGTATATGATGATTTCACACTGGAAGAGCAAACCCTGCTTTTAAAAATGCTGCAAAGAATTAAGTTTTAA
- a CDS encoding sulfite exporter TauE/SafE family protein has product MGFMHVFDLSMWQWVWVIIAAFLVGFSKTGISGFLMPVIPIVASVFGGKESTGIILPLLIVGDAFALYYYQRHAEWSNIKRLLPWTFVGLILGVITGSYVNDKQFKMFIAISVILCLIILIYMEKKGENFKVPKGAWFYAGMGALSGFTSMIGNAAGSIFSVYLLAMDFKKNGFMGTTAWFFFIVNLTKVPLQVFFWHNISFKNLGLTLAMVPAIAIGALLGAVIIKRVNEKQFRVLIIVMTAAAAVRLLI; this is encoded by the coding sequence ATGGGTTTCATGCATGTATTTGATTTATCAATGTGGCAGTGGGTCTGGGTAATTATAGCTGCATTCCTGGTTGGGTTCTCCAAAACGGGAATCAGCGGTTTTTTAATGCCGGTTATACCCATTGTTGCTTCCGTATTCGGCGGGAAGGAGTCCACAGGTATTATATTGCCCTTGCTAATTGTCGGGGATGCCTTTGCCTTATATTATTACCAGCGTCACGCGGAATGGAGCAATATTAAAAGACTTTTGCCCTGGACCTTCGTAGGGCTGATCCTGGGAGTTATCACGGGAAGCTACGTCAATGACAAGCAATTCAAGATGTTCATTGCTATCTCAGTAATCCTCTGTCTCATTATCTTAATTTATATGGAGAAAAAAGGAGAGAACTTTAAGGTTCCCAAGGGTGCCTGGTTTTACGCTGGTATGGGAGCCCTGAGTGGTTTTACTTCAATGATCGGCAACGCTGCAGGCTCTATATTCAGCGTTTACTTACTGGCTATGGATTTCAAGAAGAATGGTTTTATGGGGACAACGGCCTGGTTCTTTTTTATTGTTAATTTAACGAAAGTGCCCTTACAGGTTTTCTTCTGGCATAATATTTCCTTTAAAAACTTGGGCCTGACTCTGGCTATGGTCCCGGCAATTGCTATTGGTGCCTTGTTAGGGGCTGTTATCATTAAGAGGGTCAATGAAAAACAATTTCGCGTTTTGATTATCGTCATGACAGCAGCAGCTGCCGTAAGACTGTTAATTTAA
- a CDS encoding autorepressor SdpR family transcription factor, which translates to MGFQESLKAMSDKTRREILNLLKDGDMTAGDIAAHFAMTQATVSHHLSVLKEGGLVSDRRNGKFIVYELNTSIIEEIMAWLIELKGKGDNEG; encoded by the coding sequence ATGGGTTTTCAGGAATCCTTGAAGGCAATGTCCGACAAGACAAGGCGAGAGATACTGAATCTGCTTAAGGATGGGGATATGACTGCCGGTGATATTGCCGCCCATTTTGCCATGACCCAGGCAACCGTATCCCACCATCTCTCCGTATTAAAGGAGGGGGGGCTGGTTTCAGACCGGCGTAATGGCAAGTTTATTGTCTATGAGCTGAATACCTCGATTATTGAGGAAATTATGGCTTGGCTTATTGAATTAAAAGGCAAAGGAGATAATGAAGGATGA
- a CDS encoding SdpI family protein, translating into MKNEKIFLRLMWIIALLPFLITIAVYGRLPQEIPMHWNIHGEIDAWYPKFPWAFLMPLTGLGIPLLVSVLAKIDPKKENYGRFKETYVIIRFILVAFFAVMQFVVIATSLGATFIKVDTMIKLMIGILFIVLGNLMPKFKQNYFMGIKTPWTLADETVWAKTHRHGGFVWFAAGFIMSVLAFLPGLITAGIYFGLVLVVALEPIIYSWLKYKELH; encoded by the coding sequence ATGAAAAATGAAAAGATCTTCTTGAGATTAATGTGGATCATCGCCTTGCTTCCCTTCCTCATTACAATCGCAGTTTATGGCAGGCTGCCCCAAGAGATTCCTATGCACTGGAATATCCATGGTGAGATTGATGCCTGGTATCCTAAATTCCCCTGGGCCTTTCTGATGCCTTTAACGGGATTGGGAATTCCCTTGCTGGTCAGTGTCTTGGCAAAGATTGATCCCAAAAAGGAAAACTATGGCCGCTTTAAAGAGACCTATGTGATTATCCGTTTTATTTTGGTCGCCTTTTTTGCCGTTATGCAATTCGTTGTGATTGCCACCAGTTTAGGTGCAACCTTCATTAAGGTTGACACTATGATTAAACTTATGATTGGTATTCTCTTCATTGTGTTAGGAAATTTAATGCCAAAGTTTAAGCAAAATTATTTTATGGGCATTAAGACACCCTGGACTTTGGCGGATGAGACGGTTTGGGCCAAAACTCATCGTCATGGAGGCTTTGTCTGGTTTGCGGCAGGTTTCATAATGAGTGTTTTAGCCTTCTTGCCTGGCCTTATAACAGCCGGTATTTATTTTGGCTTAGTTTTGGTGGTTGCTCTTGAACCCATTATTTACTCATGGTTAAAGTATAAAGAACTTCATTAA
- a CDS encoding C4-dicarboxylate ABC transporter → MKDSFSRLRSILTFGIAIIFLSNLFVKSDFLQDLNLVMMLVVIFLSFLVVSGTTLIIGSMLFLLSIILFLSYGAPLSIWLQALQENIYLVVMFALVPLLGIPIRHGGYFEALRGLFQRYVYNDSRFYLLVSFVSAFVGVLVNLAVVPLVLQISQASSKSSNRKLLSSAIVRGFATCTIWAPTTAAIALVVQLSGASWLTFSPFAVLCGVIAGLTGYFLTMYEEKKAGNDPLAAGEEPAGEFDPGKVIELSIFSIILIAAIAVLSFVTGIHTIVVVSLASIIYPIAWLGIIGKLQILVREFKIYFNESLPKLQNEIILFMGAGLFATSISYSHLGSYVSLFLSYVVGNNAFLLAIVIILCILLLSALGVHPIIPVTIVGGTIKAAAYGVTPTYLALVLAISWSMGISISPSSATVIALSGLTGQSPIQVGPRWNGRYVLISSGIMLLALTLFRFIGIL, encoded by the coding sequence ATGAAAGATAGTTTCAGCCGCCTACGCAGTATCCTGACCTTTGGCATAGCCATTATTTTTTTGAGCAACCTGTTTGTCAAATCAGATTTCCTTCAAGATCTAAATTTAGTGATGATGCTGGTTGTGATTTTCCTTAGTTTTTTGGTAGTCTCGGGGACTACTTTAATCATCGGCTCTATGTTGTTTCTCTTAAGCATCATTCTCTTTTTAAGTTATGGAGCTCCCTTAAGTATTTGGCTGCAGGCATTGCAGGAGAATATTTATCTGGTGGTTATGTTTGCCCTGGTGCCATTATTGGGAATTCCCATCCGCCATGGCGGCTACTTTGAGGCTTTGCGGGGGTTGTTCCAGCGCTATGTGTACAATGACAGCCGTTTTTACCTCCTGGTCAGCTTCGTTTCAGCCTTTGTGGGGGTTTTGGTCAATTTGGCCGTTGTTCCCTTGGTACTGCAAATAAGTCAGGCCAGCAGCAAAAGTTCAAATCGAAAACTGCTGAGTTCAGCTATCGTTCGTGGTTTTGCCACCTGCACAATTTGGGCACCGACAACAGCTGCCATTGCTCTTGTGGTTCAATTAAGCGGAGCTAGCTGGCTTACATTTTCCCCCTTTGCAGTTTTATGCGGGGTTATTGCCGGTTTAACCGGTTACTTTTTAACAATGTATGAGGAAAAAAAGGCTGGGAATGACCCTTTGGCAGCCGGTGAAGAGCCGGCAGGTGAATTTGATCCTGGCAAAGTCATCGAATTGAGCATTTTTAGTATTATCCTAATCGCAGCCATTGCCGTTCTTTCCTTTGTCACCGGGATACACACTATTGTTGTGGTTTCCTTAGCCTCCATAATTTATCCTATCGCCTGGCTGGGGATCATCGGGAAATTGCAGATCTTAGTTCGGGAGTTTAAGATTTATTTTAATGAAAGTCTTCCCAAATTACAAAATGAGATTATCTTATTTATGGGGGCAGGCTTATTTGCCACAAGCATTAGTTACTCTCATTTGGGCAGCTATGTTTCCCTGTTTTTATCCTATGTGGTGGGAAATAATGCCTTTTTGCTGGCCATCGTTATTATTCTCTGCATTCTTCTCTTATCAGCGTTAGGGGTTCATCCCATTATTCCCGTCACGATTGTTGGCGGAACCATCAAAGCCGCAGCTTATGGTGTAACTCCTACCTATCTGGCCCTTGTTTTGGCGATCAGCTGGTCCATGGGAATTTCTATTTCCCCGTCTTCGGCAACGGTTATCGCCTTATCCGGATTGACGGGGCAATCTCCTATTCAGGTAGGGCCCCGCTGGAACGGCAGGTATGTCTTAATTTCTTCCGGGATTATGCTGCTGGCCTTGACCCTTTTTCGCTTCATTGGCATTTTATAA